The stretch of DNA CACAATCAACATCATCGATATTAtcttcatcaccaccaacatcatcattatcgttatcaccatcaccgccatcaACATTGTTATTACTGTGTAGTGCTTTCTGTGTGctccaccatcactaccaccatcatcatcaccaccaaaaGTGCAACCACCATACACTGCCACCACTATCATACACCGCCACCACTATCAtaaataccatcatcatcatcatttccaCCATCATCAGCTTAATTATTGCGGTGCTACTGTGTGcttcaccatcactatcaccacatTACTATCATTaccacaaccatcattacCATAGGTATCATCACCACACCTAACATCACCACttcaataataatcatcataagCAACACACTAGCATCACCATAACTAAaaccactaccaccaacatGATAATTATAAAAATCATCATACTCAATATTTTCATTGTCTTCCATCAGCAACACCACAATCTTCACCAcctccatcaccatcacaatcatgatcatcacaattatcatcatcacaatcaccatcaccatcaccatcgccatcaccatcaactcCACCTCCACCActgccaccaccatcattatcagcaTCATTAGAATCATCATCAATTACCTTCCCATAACCAtaacaaaatgacaaaaaaaatcagattACATATCATTACAATAAGCATGGTTTTATTACAGTAAATAATATTTCATTCAATCAAATCATTCATTATAAATGTAACACAAACTTGACAATTAAAAGTTCCCCttaaataaaattaagatATTATTTAAAACATTATCCAGCCAGAAACAAAAAATGTGTATTAATCTCAACTTACTTTAGTGAAGTAGAtgtgagcaaaaaaaaaaacaaggtaaTCAAGATCAGTCATAAAAAATTAATTTCTGATTATCTCTATAAcaatttctgtatttttcttgCCATGGCATTAACCTATGAACATGAGCTTTAACattaccctcccctcccaacCCTACACAACCCCAACCAGCCCAACCCATCACACTTTAATCTTCCACTGGTGTCACAAGCCACAATTGTCACTGTTGGTATTCTTTTCTATATTTTACAAGAAGAAAAATTCCAAGAAAATTTGAAATGTTAAATTTCAAAGTTAAATTGTGCACTGCAAATCTGTGTTGATTTTCAAATAGCAATCGAGTTGCAGGGCTGTAGAAAGGGGTGGAACATTGGGGGCACAtcccaaaaaatatttcaaaaattataatgaccagtaggggtatGGCTGTGCTACAAATTTTATTAATGCCactgtacccccccccccccccccatattttAAGGCCTACTACAGCTCTGGGTTGCACATTTCTATAATTGCTGGGCTAAGTCTGAGAAAAGGGGACAAAATATCCTTAAAAAATGATTAACAATGTTCTAGTATGGTATTCACATTCAGCATGTCTCTAGAAGCACAACCACAAGACGTACAACAAGGACAGAGGACAAAGAAAATTAAAGAACTTCTAAAGACATCTGGTGACATAATTGTAACTTGATTTGGATGATTATAACATTGGCCATAGATCATAGCATAATGGGGAAAGTTTTTGGAGTTAAGCACCAATAAAACTTTTATGCTGCAGTCACTTGATCGCTGAACTCAACACGGATATAAACTGTTGTTTGTATTTACTATTTGGCTTTTGTTGACAGTATTCAAAGGCACCCTACAGCATCCTTTCTCACCACAGCCTTTCCACTCCTGCGGCGGGATTTCCAAACCCTTAGGGTGTGGTCATCACTAGCACTGACTAGCATGTCAGGGTCTCTAGGGTTGAAGGCGACACAGTTGACAACATTCTGGTGGCCTGTTAGGGTTGCCAGCTTGACACCAAAGTGCCGATCCCACACATGTGCACATGAATCCTCTGCACCACTATAAATCACAAAAAGATTGCAAAGATTACGAGGGGAATATGTTTCCTATACTATTTCTTGCAACAGAAATCACTTGAAACTCAGGGGCCAAGGAGAGGGAGGGCCCAACtcttttttgcaatttttaaatatactGTATATCACTGTTATAGTGATTTTCAATGCGAGTTTAGGAGAGTTCAACACTTCTCTTTAGTACTCCATCGCCCACACAACCAAGCACAAACACACACCCACACTGCTTGGATTGCTTAGCACCCCAGGAAGCTAGAGAGAGCTTTGAAACAAATGCATGAAGCACATTCAAGGAGAAGATGGTCCAGCAGACATCATTGTTCTAGTGAAAAGTTCTGCACAAGGGATGCTACTAAACTAAATTTATAATTTGTATTTGTCACTTTGTGTTTCCTTTTCTCACCTTGCCACTAGCTTCTCTGCTATGTTCAGGAAGATGAAAAAACACTTGTCATTAGGGGTGGATGCCCGATGGCCAACATGCTCCCTGACCAACTGACAGGTGGATAAGCTGTACACGCGTAGGTGAATATCATTTGATATCTCTGGCAAGGCCTCCTTGTTAGCTGCTATCTTGTCTGCGTTGGTCCACAATCGGCAGTTTACATACAATAAATCATGATCAGGAGATAAATTCATGCCTATGATATGCGAGTTAGTGTTTATCAAGTGATCTGGTTTAGTGTAACTCAATTCTTCAAACTCCCCCTCTGAGTCTGATCTGacttctgattggcttataTTCTCTGTTGGTTGCCTCCTTTCTGATCGTTGGTCCTTAACTCTGCAGCTTTCTATAACCTCTAGCTCTCCTGATGGTTTGTGGTTTAGTTTAAGTTTCTTGATAACCACCTGATGTGGGGTGTACGTTACCACCCCatgtgtaaaaataataaagacttCATCCTCAGCTAAAAAGTTTGGCCTAGCAACAAGGACTGTACGAACAGAGCTACCACTTTCATTGACTATGCGACACAAGTTGACAGGCTGGTTGCCACCAACACAATTCGCCCACAGCTCTGACACAGATGAGTCATAGGAAGGAACCATGAACTCAAAAGAGCCACAGATGAAAGTCCTGTCTGTAAGCCATGCCCCGAATACATCATACGGCTCACTGATTACTGCATGGACAATGTTCCCCAAGGCAGCTCCCTCCAGATCACAAATGATTATTTCTCCTGTCAAGAAATAAAAACTCAAAGTTTACAAAATCATCATATCACAAAGATTAAAACCAAATCTTCCCGGGGAGGTGAGGAACCTTTAAAAATACAGAGGTGACTATCAGCAAAAGCAATTTAGCCCTAAGGATTAACACTTTAATctggtcaacagcaattcttgcccctaagaaaaataacattagGTCAAGGCAACTGATCGACTGTACTGTAAAAAGCTGGCAGTATTAAAGGCTTCAGATGTGGTTTACCATAAAATAAGTTTTGAGTGTTTCAGGACACCATTAGCATGAGACCCCCTTAGGAATACCAGAATCAGAAGAGCTAGCCACTCCCTAAATATTTATTGCTTTTTCACTTTATCTTAGTCCAGACCAAGCCAATGAAAAAGCCCAACCCAGACACTGTTAATGAAATCACCCCAATCTAACTTCCTTCTTTGTGCCAATAAATATTTAGGGAGTGCCAAATGAAACCCAGAGGGGAAGAGACAATATTGTTTTTGCAACAATCCCCAATCTTTAAAGTTTTGTCT from Nematostella vectensis chromosome 8, jaNemVect1.1, whole genome shotgun sequence encodes:
- the LOC5519346 gene encoding F-box/WD repeat-containing protein 5, whose product is MEEVAKQDGSQVIHLPIRELNHGFWQDLPDSLLLFIFGFLTPKEVLTAGEVCRKWYRASMDEVLWKSIFIKSYNLSGIEKSQLQLPSSSTLWIKEFERLYCETPLIEAQVLNEHTDEVLHVAFSHNGKMFASSSKDCHAILWDVTGDSVILRERLVFKQYGWEYVQFCEFNSDDTLLLVSGVNEMRRLNFMGEIIICDLEGAALGNIVHAVISEPYDVFGAWLTDRTFICGSFEFMVPSYDSSVSELWANCVGGNQPVNLCRIVNESGSSVRTVLVARPNFLAEDEVFIIFTHGVVTYTPHQVVIKKLKLNHKPSGELEVIESCRVKDQRSERRQPTENISQSEVRSDSEGEFEELSYTKPDHLINTNSHIIGMNLSPDHDLLYVNCRLWTNADKIAANKEALPEISNDIHLRVYSLSTCQLVREHVGHRASTPNDKCFFIFLNIAEKLVASGAEDSCAHVWDRHFGVKLATLTGHQNVVNCVAFNPRDPDMLVSASDDHTLRVWKSRRRSGKAVVRKDAVGCL